A stretch of DNA from Synechococcus sp. JA-3-3Ab:
TCGGGTTTTGCGGCGCTTGGCTTCGCCCATAGGGTGGCCTCCAAGTTGGCTTTTGCTGTGCCGGGGTAGTGACCATCATCTTAATGCTGTTACGCTTCCGGTGCGCCCACAACTTTTCCCAACGGCAGGGTGGCTCGGGATCCCTGTTTTGCCGATCCACATCGGCGAGAGTGCTCCGCCAGTCGCTTAAGCAGAGGGATCCTGGCTAGATCCATGCCTTGCCTCCGCCGACGAACCTATGTTGGTTGGCCACTGCTCCCGCTAGCCGGAAATCCACAGAGGGGATCCCTGGTGCTCTTGGGGCCGGCTGCCGTCTTCTTCGGTAATGGCCACTGCCCGCACCCATTCTGTGGATGCGAACACCGGTGGCAAGCGCAGCTCCTGTTCTTGGTTTCCCGCCGCATCCACCCGGAAAGCTGTGGTGAGGATCGCCCCCGCCCTATCTTTGGTGAAGGGCGCTTCCGGCTCCAGCACCACCCAGAGCGCATAGACGCGGCCTTCCGGCAGCGGCGGCAAACCGCGGGCTACCAGCCTCCCCTGCAAGCGCTGCGGATCCACCTCCACCGTAACCGAGCCAGTCACGTTTTCTGCCGTCGGTTGCAATTCATATGTCACCACCTCGACCGGGATCCCTTGCGTCTGGGCCAGTTGCAGCCTGCGCCACAGGTAGAGATTCCCCAGTCCCAAAGCCACGATTAACCCTGCTGCCAATGCCGCCAGGCCCCGCCAGCGAGGGGATCCCTGAATTGTCGTGGAGAGGGGTTTGGGCGCCGGCTCTGTGTAGGCTTGCAGCAGAGAAGCCCGCAGCGCGGGGGGAGGTTGCTTCTCTTCGACGCCGTAGGCCCTTTCCAGGGTCTGTTGCAGGGCTTGCAGCTCCTGCTGCAGCTCCGGGCGCAGCTTGAGCACCGCTTCCAGGCGGTCGGCCTCTTCCGGGGAGAGATCCCCCAGCACGTAGCCGGCCAGCCACAGTTGCAGTTCTTCGGGAGACACAGACTCGGCTTTCATGGGGCGCCTCCCAGCAACTCGCGCAGCCGCAGCAAGCCTCGGCGGGCTCTGGCTTTAACCGTTCCCAAAGGCAGATTCAATTGCTTGGCAATTTCTGTTTGGCTCATGCCTTCGTAATAGGCCATTTTGAGGATTTGGCGTTGATGT
This window harbors:
- a CDS encoding anti-sigma factor, which encodes MKAESVSPEELQLWLAGYVLGDLSPEEADRLEAVLKLRPELQQELQALQQTLERAYGVEEKQPPPALRASLLQAYTEPAPKPLSTTIQGSPRWRGLAALAAGLIVALGLGNLYLWRRLQLAQTQGIPVEVVTYELQPTAENVTGSVTVEVDPQRLQGRLVARGLPPLPEGRVYALWVVLEPEAPFTKDRAGAILTTAFRVDAAGNQEQELRLPPVFASTEWVRAVAITEEDGSRPQEHQGSPLWISG